The sequence CACAAACAACCGGTTCAATACTTTTTCGGAGATTCTAAACCTGAGAGGTTTCTCTTTGAGCAAGAAATAAAGGAGTCATGGGAAGAGTATTGGGGAGCGAACAGTTCTGGTATGGAATCACCTGAAGAGGATGAGGAATGGTTCGAAGCTTTCCGTGATAAGCATCAAGAACGATTTGCTCTACTGGAAAATAACGGTCTGATAACGGTAAAATACGCTACCGAAGTATGGTTGGGTCAACCTAAGTATAATTGATTACATTCTCCACCTTATGAATCAGCAGTATGCTGCACAAATGCATGCTGCTGATTTTTTGCGGTTATGCTGTGAAGGTAAGGTTACAGAGTGTGCTAGGTCATGGTAAACTAATAAAAGAAAAAAGGATAGAGGAGCGTTGCCGTTTGCGTAAATATTTGGAGTTACTTCAGGATATATTGGATCATGGCAGTGCAAAAAGTGACCGGACAGGAACTGGTACTTACTCTGTCTTTGGTCGCCAGCTTCGGTTTGACCTGGCTGAGGGTTTTCCACTAATGACTACTAAACGTATTCATCTGAAATCAGTTGTGCATGAGTTGCTGTGGTTTCTGAAGGGCGAGACGAATACCGCTTATTTGAAGGCGAATGGTGTCTCCATCTGGGATGAGTGGGCGGATGAGAATGGTGAACTTGGACCGGTATATGGTTCACAGTGGCGGGCTTGGGAGAGTGCCGACGGTCGCCATATCGATCAGATCACGAATGTGATCGAAGCCATCAAGAACAACCCGGATTCGCGACGTCACATCGTCAGTGCCTGGAATGTTGGCGAGATTGACCAGATGAAGCTACCACCTTGCCATTTTGTATTTCAGTTTTATGTTGCAGATGGCAAACTTTCCTGTATGCTGACGATGCGTTCCGTGGACTCCTTTCTGGGGTTGCCTTTTAACATTGCTAGTTATGCACTGCTGACCCATATGGTCGCACAGCAGACAGGACTTGAGGTTGGTGAATTTATCTGGTCGGGTGGAGATGTGCACATTTATACCAATCATCTCGAACAGGTGGCAACTCAATTAACGAGAGAGCCTTATGAACTACCAAAGCTGGTTATAAGCAGAAAGCCGGATACTATTTTTGACTACAACTTCGATGACTTTGCATTTACAGATTACGTCTATCACCCGGCGATCAAAGCGCCAGTAGCGATATAGGAAGACAGGATTATCTCTTGTGAAATGTGTATTGATAAATTTCGGAGAGAGTGGGCAATGAGATGAGTATAAGCTTGATCTGGGCGATGGGCTCAAATGGTGTGATTGGTAAAGACAATGATATGCCTTGGCATTTGCCACGAGATTTTGCCTTCTTTAAAGCGGAGACATTGGGTAAAAGAATGCTAATGGG comes from Paenibacillus sp. 19GGS1-52 and encodes:
- the thyA gene encoding thymidylate synthase, giving the protein MRKYLELLQDILDHGSAKSDRTGTGTYSVFGRQLRFDLAEGFPLMTTKRIHLKSVVHELLWFLKGETNTAYLKANGVSIWDEWADENGELGPVYGSQWRAWESADGRHIDQITNVIEAIKNNPDSRRHIVSAWNVGEIDQMKLPPCHFVFQFYVADGKLSCMLTMRSVDSFLGLPFNIASYALLTHMVAQQTGLEVGEFIWSGGDVHIYTNHLEQVATQLTREPYELPKLVISRKPDTIFDYNFDDFAFTDYVYHPAIKAPVAI